The Shewanella algae DNA segment ATCGATGCCGCCCGTATCGCCAAACAAAAGGGCTGGCTGTAAGCAGGCGGGCAAGTAACAAGCATACTGCCATTACTCTGGCCTGTTAGCGGCAAGCTCTCTTTGCACAAAGAGTACGCGAGACAATAACTCCTCGCGTAAACTCCTCGTCGAAGAAATTCTCCGAAATCAGCTCATAAACAGGTAATACACCAGGCCCACCTTAAGCCCCAGGATCAGGATGTAAGCCATACAGTATTTGATGGTACCGGACATGATAGCGCTGCCCTGGCCCTCCATCCGGGTCGCCGACACGGCAATGGCTATGCTCTGGGGCGAGATCATTTTCCCGCCCGTAGCTCCGGAGGTATTGGCGGCAGCCAGCCACAGCGGATCCACCTGCAGCTTTTCCGCAGCCACTGTTTGCAACTTACCAAACAGCACATTGGAGTTGGTATCGCTGCCGGTGACAAAAGTCCCCAACGCGCCAATCAAGGGGGCGATAAACAGATATGCCCCTCCGGTAATATTCACCAGGGTATGGGCCATATCTGTTATCAGACCGCTGACATCCATCACGGTTGCCATCGCCACTATGGCGGTGATGGCTATGATGGAGGTTTTCAGCTGCTTTAACGTCGCGCTGAACACCTTTAACATGCTGGCCAATGAGGCTCCCTGAAGGGTACCGCCGATAAAGGTCGCCAGAATGATCAAGACACCCGGCGTGGCAATCCAGTCAATGGTCAAACTCAGCTCCACCCCATTGGCCAGCGGAAATACCGGCTTGGAAGACACCTGAGTCAGCAGGCTCTTGATTTCCGGAAACAGCGGCGAGCACAGCAGAATAAACACAAAGATCAGCAGATAGATGGCGCAGGCTTTGAAGATTTGTCCGCTACTGTAGTGGCCGGTGATGCGGCACTGGTCATTGTCGATACGATAAGCGGCCGGGGTGGGCTTTTGGCGTTTTTTAGCCATCAAGGCCACCACCAGCAAACTGACCAAACTGCCGGCAAAGGCGGGCAACTCAGCCCCCAGATGAATGGCGACAAAGTACTGCGGCAGCAGTGTTGCAATTCCGCATACCAGCGAAATACCAAACACTCCCCGTATCGCCTTGAGTCCATCCCCTATGATGGCGACAATCACAAAAGGCAGCAGCAAGGTAAACAGTGCCAGCTGCGCGATAACTGTGCCGCTCAGCTCAGTCACAGGCAGGTTTACCTGCTCAGCCAGAATCGACACAGGGATCCCCACGGCACCAAACGCCGTAGGCACTGTGTTGGCCACCAGAGAAGCAATCGCCGCCTTCAGCGGCTTGAAACCCAAAGCAATCAATATCCCGATAGGAATCGCCACTGCAGTACCGTATCCGGCGGCGGCCTCGAGAAATCCGCCAAAACACCAGGAGATCAGTAACACCTGGATCCGCTTATCGTCGCTGATCCCGGCGAGAAGGTTTTTCAGTACCTCCATGCTGCGGGTTTGAAGCATCAGGTTATAGCTGAAGATGGCCCCCAGGATCACTATCACTATTGGCCACAAGCCTTTGATAACCCCATAAGCCATGGCCGAGCCCAATGTCTGTGCCGGGGTATGCCAGAAAATGGTTGCCTCGGCCAGGGTCAGTAACAGAGTGATTAACACCGCCTGATGTATCGGCATCTTGATTTTCAGGATCAGCAGGATCATGACCAAGAGCGGTAATACGCCCAGGGAAAACAGCAAATACTCGTGCATAGGATTCCTTAAACGACCAGAGATAGAGTGAATTGCGTGATGGATTACGTCCCAAAACCTAGGGGTGAAGCTGGGTATGCCTTGAGCAGGAACTCCAACCTGCTCAAGGCCTTACGACAAGGCTTCAACTGAATGTCAGCAAGGGGGACAGACACAGCAAGGCGCCGGTCGCGATAACTATGTAGAGAGACAAGCCCTTATATTTATGCAGCGCAGGCACCCGATAGACCAGGTAAGCCGGGATCAAACATCCCACCAGGCCGAAGATCGGGCTGCTGATGCTGGTAAAGCTGAGCACAGGCGCATTGAAACAGATGGCGCCCCAGGCAAGCAGTATGGTGAACAAAATAATGCCGCGATTGACATACTTGGTATTGATCTTCTCTTCCGCAGTGGTGCGCCTCAGCAAGTTCATGGTCAGGCCATAACAGGCTTCACGAAACCCCATGTAAACCGCAAAGAAGGCTGTCATAACGGCAAAAATATTCAGGATCAGGCTGAACAGCTTGATGGTGTCTCCGGGGATTCCCTGAGCCACCATGGCCAGGGCGGAGATATTCTCATCGTAGGCTTTTAGCGCCTGGTCATGCCCCATGGCCAGGCTGAAAGACACGGCATAGAAAAATACCACCACAAACAAAATGCCAAAGGCCAACTTCATCGCTCTCTGAGCCTTGTAGCGCGCCACCTCTATCGACTTTTCCCTGGCGCGATAGGAGATCACCAAAGGGCTCAGGTTGGTCACAAACAGAATCGATGACAGGGTAAATGGCAGCATGACGATAGTGTCTTTGAAGCCACTCTGGGGAGTGGGAACCGCACCTATGTTATTCAGATCCCACTGCTCTATCATCATGAAACCCAGTATCGCTATCACGCTCAATTTGGTGAGTACCATAAAGGATGAAACCTTGAATAGCAGCGCCTCGCCTCTGGATGCCAGACTCACCAGGATGCAAACCAGTGCCAACCCGTAGAAAGGATTATCGGACAACAGCTGTTTGGTGAGGCCAAAACTCTGCAGGAAAGAAGCGCTGTCATTGGTAATTGCGGTCGAATAAACCAATACCCAAATCACCAACATCAAGAAATAGAGCACACCCAGTAATATTCCCCAGTTTTTCCCCAGATAACCGGAAATCACATCCGGATAATCCCGGCATTTGGGAGATTCCACCAAGGTATTAATAAATAGTTTCTGAAACATATACATGGCTGGATAGCCAATAATGGCCGATAGCAGGAATACCCAAAGTCCCATCAAGCCTATTTGAATGGGCAGAAATACTATCCCCGCGCCAATGGCCATGCCTATACTGATGATCACCCAGCCCCAGTCCGTGCTGTCGAAGCGGGTTGCCGCCTTCCACTGTGCCGAGCCCCTGGTGATTTCTACTGCCGATATTGCTGCTGTCATTACGCCCCCTGGTTCAATTATTTTTTATTTATTTTTTGAACCATTTAATATTCAAGGAATATAAATTCCTAATGTATTTTCATTAATCTCAATGAGTTAAATATGGGGCCAAACCTGTATGATTATTGTAAATAGATAAAGTCTACCTCGGCAGATGTATAGACTAAGTTAAGCCAAATACGGCTCAAATATTGAAACCGCTCTGCTTTAGCAAACATTCCGGCGAAATTTGTATTGGCAATCCAATCGATCAATATGAAATTGGCCGTCCGCAGATGAACTATCTTTCACACTTCCAGCATCCAATGAATATATTTTCATCATAAGTGCATAGAAGTTAATTTATATGAGTTTACCCAAACGCTGCGAATACGGATAAAAAGAGTGCCTGTAGCTGGTTTTCGGGTTCACCGCCGAGGCTAAAAGCTTTACCATGACTCGGCGACCAGCAAAGGCTTGTTACCCGAAGGCTGTTGTTTGGACGAGAAGAATCAGGGATCCAGTTAGCCCAAGTTAAGGAGAACAATCAATGCGTTGCAGACATTGCGGCTCAGACAATATCAGACACTTCAAAGCCATTCATGCCGAAGGCACAACAGAAGTTTCAGTCAGCGCCTCGGCCAAACCCGTGTGGAACAACCAACCCTTCTCAGTGCATGGAAAACAAAAAATCGAAGGTAGCGCCCAACTGCGAACCGAACTGGCCAAGCGCTGCTCGCCGCCATCTGACCCTCAGCCCTTGGTGCTATTTCTGGCGGCTTTCCCCGGACTACTCTTGGGCGGCTACCTGGGGTTTCAGGCAGGCAGCAACTGGAGCAGTTTTTGGCTGGGGGTGCTGTGCTTTTTTGTCTCCTGTTTTACTCTGATCCTGAGCGCCGATTGGCTGTGGAAAAACTACTTGGGAGGGCGAAAGTCGATGCAGCAATACCAGGCGGCACTGAATCAATGGCAGAACTCCTGGTACTGTGGCAAGTGTGCCAAAGTCAGTATTTTTTAGACCTCCTTACCTCTTTGCCGTCACTCATTAGGCCTTAGGAATAACCATGAATCACATCTCAGAGATTCAGCAACTGGAAAGCCAACTGCGTAGCGCCATGTTGAATTCGGATATCAATTTGCTGGATAGACTGTTGTCGCCTCAACTGATATTCACCAATCACCTGGGGCAAGTGCTCGGCAAAGCAGAGGATCTGCATGCCCGCAGCTCAGGGCTGCTCAATATCACTCGGATAGACACCCTGACCGAAGAGATACGGCTGCATCAGGGGACTGCGATAGTGTCGGCGGAGGTGAATATTCAGGGCAGCTATGCCAAAGCGCCGACCAACGGCCGTTTTCGCTTTACCCGGGTTTGGCTGCGCAGGGCAAGCGGCTGGCAACTGATAGCGGCTCACTCGAGCCTGCTGGTTTGAGCACTGGGTTTTACGACGAACTACTGATTTCATGGTGACCATTTTATGACCAAAAACCCACAGCAGGCCAGGCTCTGCCAATATCAGCAGCATATGCTGATGACAGAGCTCAAAGCCGAGCCGGGCAAGTTGAAACTCGTCTGGCGCAGCAGGCAAACGCAACTGAAATACGCGCTTTGGGGACTACTGGCGATGCTTGCCGGAATTCTGGGAGTACTGGTGTTGGACCCAGCCAGACAGGACACTTGGTTTACGGCTGCCATCATAGCTATAGTGCTGGGGCTCAGCGGCATCATCATGGGCCTGAACCTCTACCGCCTGCTCAAACCCGTTACTCTGGATCTGCAACAGGGCTGCTTCTTCCGGGGCGGAAAAAGCAAGCCTCTCAGTCAACTCTGCCGCATAGAGGTGCAACGCAATACCTATAACGAAAGATTCAGAAGTCACATGCTTGAACACCTGACTGACGAAGAGCTCATAAGTGTCAGCGTGGTACTCTGTTTTGCTGAGCGTGAGCGACTCGGTTTTGGCCTGTTCAAACCTCAAAAGCAGGCCACAGACAAGGCCAGAGCCTACGCACAAACACTCGCCGAACTGATAGGCTTTAACGGCGAAATAACAGTTACCCAGGGTTCAGGCCTGGGCCGTTAATTAGCCAAGCCTGACAAACCAAAGGGGCCAGCTGTTAACTTAATCCAATGATTATGTTGATATATTTATTTGCATTAAAACAGAGAATTAGATTTGCACCTTGAAGGTGGCAGCGTTAAGGTATCGCGGCAAATCATAACTACCAAGAAGGAACCATGATCGACAGTAAGCAGCGATATTTTGCCGAGCAAGATATCAAAGCCCCCGCCACCCCTCTTCCCAAACACGCCTTGTTCAATACCCTAAGCGACCTGATAGTCGCGCTCTGTTTTCTACTGGGCAGCTTCTTTTTTCTCACAGATGTTCACACTCTTATCGGCGCCTGGCTGTTTGTAATAGGCAGTGTTCAGCTACTGATAAAGCCCTTGGTCACCCTGCTCAACTGGTGGCGCTGACAGATTAATCTGCCACCAATATATCAGGGCTTTTGCCGTACACTCACCCCCCAGGCAGAAGCCCTGCCGCCATTGCGCCACACTTTACCCAGCCGATAAAAGGCAACGCATTGCCAAGGGCTATTTCTCTGATAGTATATGTATAAATTCACAGTAATCCGGTGCTAAAGGTTTGCAGAGACTGGATCTTATTGCTATCACCGAGCTCAAGGGCGTAGCCGCTAAAATGGCTGAGAAACTGCACAAGCTCGGAATCAACACGGTACAGGATCTGCTGTTCCACTTGCCGCTGCGCTACGAAGACAGAACCCGCATCTACCCCATAGCCAGCCTCACACCCGGAAGCTACGGCACCATAGAAGCCGAAATTCAGTCCAGCCAGATCATCAATGGCCGCAAGCGTATGTTGATCTGCAATGTCCGTGATGACAGCGGCACCATGACCCTGAGGTTCTTCAATTTCTCAGCCGCCCAGCGCAATGCCATGCAACAAGGTCTGACCATTAGAGCCTACGGCGAAGTGCGCCGAGGTAACCACCAGGCCGAGATCATTCATCCGGATTACAAGATACTCAAAGGCGACGAACCGCCCAACCTCAGTGAAACCCTGACGCCCATCTATCCCACCACTGAAGGGCTCAAGCAGGCCAGTTGGATGAAATTGACCGAGCAGGCTCTAAACCTGCTGCAGGAGGACGGACTGCAGGAGTTGCTGCCCGAGGCGCTGCGCCCCAATCAGCAAAGCCTGGCTCAGGCGGTGCGCACCCTGCATAGGCCCCCGGCGGATGTCGATATCTACCGTCTGGAACAGGGGCAACACCCGGCGCAGCAACGCCTGGTGCAGGAAGAACTGCTGGCGCATAACCTGTCTATGCTCAAGCTCAGGGAGCGCAGTAATCATGACAAAGCCGTGCCTTTGCCCGCCACCGGCGCTTTACTCAATCCCTTCCTCGCCGCCTTGCCCTTTAAACCTACGGGGGCGCAGCAGCGAGTGGTGGCAGATATCGGCCGCGATATTGAAAAGCCGCAACCCATGATGCGCCTGGTTCAGGGCGATGTTGGCTCGGGCAAGACCCTGGTGGCGGCCATGGCCGCACTGCAGGCGATAGAAAACGGTTATCAGGTGGCCATGATGGCGCCCACAGAGCTGTTGGCCGAGCAACATGCAATTAATTTCAGTCAATGGCTGGAGCCATTGGGGCTCAAAGTCGGCTGGCTGGCGGGCAAGCTCAAGGGCAAGGCCAGGGCCCAGTCGCTGGAGGATATCGCCTCCGGCAGTGCCCACATGGTGATAGGTACCCACGCCATCTTTCAAGAGCAGGTACAGTTTCACAAGCTGGCGTTGATCATCATAGATGAGCAACACAGATTCGGCGTACATCAGCGCCTGGGGCTGAGAGAGAAAGGCATCAGCCAGGGTTTTCATCCCCACCAGCTGATCATGACGGCAACCCCTATTCCCCGCACCCTGGCGATGACCGCCTATGCGGACCTGGATACCTCCATCATCGACGAGTTACCGCCGGGGCGAACCCCGGTCACCACAGTGGCCATCAGTGACAGTCGGCGTCAGGAGGTGATCGACAGGGTACGTCAGGCGGCGCTCAATGACGGTCGCCAGGCCTACTGGGTCTGCACCCTTATCGAAGAATCCGAAGTGCTCGAATGCCAGGCAGCCGAAGACACCTGCGAAGAACTGCGTGCCGCCCTGCCGGAGCTGAGCATAGGCCTGGTTCATGGCCGTATGAAGAGCGCCGAAAAACAACAAGTCATGGACAGCTTCAAACGCGGCGAACTCAAGTTGTTGGTGGCCACCACAGTCATTGAAGTGGGGGTCGATGTGCCCAACGCCAGTCTGATGATCATCGAGAACCCGGAGCGGCTGGGGCTGGCGCAGTTGCACCAGTTGCGCGGCCGGGTCGGTCGTGGCGCCGTGGCCAGCCACTGCGTCCTGCTGTACAAGGCGCCGTTGTCACACACGGCCACCAAACGGCTTGGAGTATTGCGCCAGAGCAACGACGGCTTTGTCATTGCCCAAAAAGATCTGGAGATCCGCGGCCCGGGTGAAGTACTGGGCACCCGCCAGACAGGTATAGCCGATATGAAGGTGGCCGATCTGGTACGGGATCAGGCGCTTATTCCTCACATCCAGAAACTGGCTCGCCACGTGATGAGCCAAGCACCGGAGAATGTCGATGCCATCATTCAGCGTTGGCTGGGCGACCGGCAGCAGTATGTTCAGGCCTAGTGCACTAAAAACGTCACAAAGTTGCCGAGAGTTCAGCCGGGGTTCAAGTCAATCACCACAGGATCTGCTCTACTGGCAATATTTCACAAATAAATCCTGCTGCCGGGCGGCCGAACGCTGGACAAGATGGCCAATATTTGCAGAATGGGAGAGGCGCTGCCTCACAGGTATCAATGAAAGGAAATCCAATGCAAGTCAATCAAGAAGATAGAATCGCGCCGCAGGAAAAGTCCTCTGGCAACAGTGGCATTGCTATCATCCTATTGGTGTTGGTATTGCTGATTGCAGGAGGAGCCTACTACTATTTCAGCGGCGAACAAGAGCCGCAGCAAGCAGCAGAGCCCACCCAGGTTGAACTCCCCGAACCCGCTCCCAGCGAACCGCTGCAAACCCAAGTCCCGGTGCCTGAACCTGAAACCGTACCCGAGCCAGAACCTGAAGTGGTTCAGCCCGAAGTCGAGCCGGAACAACCTCTGCCTTCACTGGCCGAAAGTGATGAATATGTTCATGAAAAGGCCGTGGCAATGGCTGATGGCATGAAGATAGAGCCACTGCTGGTTGAACAAGATCTGGTACGCCAGTTCGTGGTGTTTGTCGATAATCTGGCCCAAGGCGAACTGGCCCGTAAAACCAGTCCGATGAAAGGCCCGAGCGACACCTTCACAGTATCTGAAATCTCCAACAAGACCTATCTGGATCCTGATAGTTATCACAGATACGACCTTTACGCCGACTTTCTCACCGGCCTCAACGACGAGCAGTTGCTCAACACCTATCGTCAGTTGTCGCCGCTGCTGGAGCAGGCCTTCGATGAGCTGGGTTATCCCAACCTCAAATTCGATGAGCGGATGCAACAAGCCATCAAGGTGCTGTTGGCAACCCCAGTGATAGAAGATCCTATCGAGCTGTACGCCATCAGCGTGAACTACAAGTTTGTCGATCCCAAACTGGAAGCCCTGCCCAACGCGCAGAAAATGCTGGTACGTATGGGTCCCGACAACACCCGTAAGATCAAGACGGTACTGCGGCGGCTGCAGAGCCAGCTGAGCAACTGAGCGGCATCTGAATCACCCGGCGCCCGCCGGGTGATTCCCTTGTTAGCGAAAAGTTGTAACTGATCTTTAGCTGTAACCTAAACCCCTTCTTAAAACCCGTACTTTCAGTGTAGAATATGGCCCTTTGTACCGGTGTTTCAGAGGGAACGGGCAATCGGTACGGCGGTCGCATTCCGACCCGACAGATTCACTCCCTCACGACCCGTAAGGGATAGCAACAAAGATCTGTGTCAGAGGCAAAGCAGTGCAACTAGCGTTCAGTATTCTCTCCTGGGGAGCCTGGTCCCCGGAGTATCAACAGCAGCAAGATTGGCAGCAGTGGCAAAGTAGCAACTGCGCCCTTGATGACAGCGATCGCATTGCCCCCAAGTTACCCCAGGTTGCCGCCATGCAGCGGCGCCGTTTCAGCCGCCTGAGCAAGATGATGCTGGAAGCCGCCTTTCAGGCTGAAGCCCCCAGCCAATGCCGCAGCGTATTTGCCTCGCGCCATGGCGAACTCAATCGCACCATAGAACTGCTGCAGGATATTATTGCCAGGCAGCCACTCTCTCCCATGGGTTTCAGCCAATCGGTTCACAACACCGCCAGCGGTCTGTTTGGCATAGTCACGGGTAACACAGGCGCTTCCACTTCAGTGGCGGCGGGCACAGATACCCTGTCCCAAGCCATGTTGGAAGCCTGGGCCCAGTTGGCCGAGGACCCCAGCCCCCTGCTATTGGTGTTCGGCGATGACCCTGTGCCGCCCGTCTATGATGAATTTACCCAAGAGATGGAACTGCCGCTGGCCTTGTCTCTGCAGCTGGCCCCGGCCGATGTTACCGGCATCGCCCGAGTTACCCTGAGCCAGCAGACCGGCGCCGGGCAGCCGCTGAGCTTCGGCGCCCTGCTGCAGGCACTGGCAAACGGCACGGCAATCCAGGGGCAACTGGCCCATTGGCATTGGCAGCTGGAACCCTCAAGGGAGCCGCTATGACAGCCCCGGCAACCGGTATCGGCTATTTTCCCCGTTGGCTCGCCGGCATCAGCTGTTATATCGCCTTCGGCCTTGGCGGCTTGCTGAGCTCCTTGACCATTTTACCTGTGCTGAGGTTCTGGCCCGGCGAGCGCGATGTGCGCATTCAAAGAGTACAAAAAGCGGTGCACTACATGTTCCGCGGCTTTGTGCATATGCTGACCTGGGCCGGCGTGGTCAGGGTCAGCACAGTCAATCTGCAGCGATTACAGCAGGCCAAAGGCATGGTGGTGATTGCCAATCACCCCACCCTCATAGATGTGGTGGTGTTAATCAGCCTGATGCCCAATGCCGGCTGCATAGTAAAACAGGGACTGTGGCGTAACCCCTTTCTGCGCGGAGTCGTCTCCGCCGCCGGCTATATTCCCAATCGCGGCGCCGAGCTGCTGCTACAGGACTGCCGTGAAGTGTTGGCCAGAGGCACCAATCTGATCATCTTTCCCGAGGGCACCCGCACGGTAAAAGGCGCAGTGATCAATCCCTTTGCCCGCGGTTCGGCCAATATCGCCCTGCGCGCCGGGGCCGATATTCTGCCAGTGGTACTCAGGGTGGTTCATCCCGGACTCACCAAACAGGATCCCTGGTACGAAATCCCGAGACGCACCATACAGATGCAAGTGGAAACCGGGGCAAGCATAGCGCATCTGAGGTATGATGCCGAAAGCGGTGGCGATGCCCGGATGGCGCGCCAACTCACCAGAGATCTGGAAACCTATTACAAACAACAATTAGATATAAATTATGAGCTTACATAACGAAATTAAACAGCTAATCATAGATTGCCTCGATCTTGAGGATATCAGTATCGACGATATAGATACCGAAGCACCGCTGTTCGGTGAGGGGTTGGGACTGGATTCCATCGATGCACTTGAGCTGGGCTTGGCGATCAAGAAGCAGTTCGACGTCAAGATCGAAGCCAACTCAGAGGCAACCAAGGCCCACTTTTACAGTGTTGCCAGCCTTGCCGCGTTTATCGAATCCCAGCGCGCGTAGGAGGTGCTCATGCAAAGCCGTGAACAGATATTGGAAATGCTGAGCAAGATCCTGGTCGATGAGTTTGAAGTGGATGCCGAGGCGATAACCCCTGAGGCTTCCCTCTATGAAGAGCTGGATCTGGACAGCATAGATGCGGTGGATCTGGTGATCAAACTGCAACAGCTGACCGGCAAAAAGATCCAGCCCGATGAATTCAAGTCGGTACGGACGGTCAACGACGTGGTTAACGCCATCGAGGGACTGGTTAAAGACTGATGCGTGCCCTGGCTCAGACAGTCACGGCCCTGTTGCTGCTGGGATATCCCCTGGCGGTATATCTGGGGCTGAACTATCTGCCGGGCAATGGCCTGGCACTCTTGCTGGCGGCCTTGCTCGGTGCCAGGTTGCTGCTGGGGAAGCAAAAGCTCAAGGCGCTGGCCGCTCCGGTCGTTCTGGGGTTACTGCTGGCGCTCGGCAGCTTGCTTGCCAAGCGTCAGGACTGGCTGCTGTACTACCCTGTGCTGGTCAATGCTTGCATGCTGGTGCTGTTTGCCTCTTCGCTGCTTAAAGGTCCCAGTATGGTGGAACGTCTGGCCAGGTTGGCCGAGCCGGATCTGCCCGAGGAAGCCAGGCCCTACCTGGTAAGGGTCACACAACTCTGGTGCGGTCTGTTTGTCTTCAACGGCGGCATGGCGGCTTATACGGCGCTGTTTACCAGCCTGGAGACCTGGACCCTGTACAACGGCCTGATAGCCTATCTGCTGATGGGGCTGCTCGGTGGCGGAGAATGGCTCTATCGCCACTTTTGTCTGAAGCGATCATAAAGGGACAGTTATGACAGAGTTATTGAAAACCTGGCTTACCCAAGGCCCCGCAGGGCAACAACTGATCAGTTTTAACCACCATGACATAGTCACGGGTTCACTGTTCGCCACCCAGGTCTATCATCTGCATCAGCGCCTGCAAGCCCGGCCGGAAAAACGTTGGCTATTGGCCTGTGACAGCAGCGATCTGTTCGCCGTTGGCCTCTGCGCCGCCCTGTTGTCGGGCAAGCAGATCATACTGCCGGCCAACACTCAGCCTGGTACTCTCAGCGAATTGACCCAGGAGTTTGATGCCATAGTGTCAGACCGCCCCCTGTGTGAGGGCAAGATCTGGCTCGAGCTGAAAAAAGAGCTATCACTGCCCCACTCGCCCTGGCCGCAGATGGCCGAGGGGGATGGGTTCGGCGAACTGCTGCTGTTCACCTCTGGCTCCAGCGGCCAACCCAAGGCGGTTCGCAAGCGTCTGCAGCAACTGGATGCCGAAGTCAGTGTGTTGGAGCAGACCTTCGCCGCTCACCTGCCACACTGCAGCGTGATTGCCACCGTCAGCCACCAGCATATCTATGGCTTGCTGTTTAAGATTCTCTGGCCACTGGCGGCCAGTCGCCCCTTCCTCAGCGATCTGGTGGAATACCCGGAAACCCTGAGTTATTACACCGCCCTATTTCCCAACCTGTGCCTGATCAGCAGCCCGGCGCAGCTGTCGAGGCTGCCGGATGCGCTGGAGCATGAACGCCAGCTGCACACTCCCAGCCTGATCTTCAGCTCCGGCGGGCCCCTGAGCCTGGAAGCCGCCCAAGGGGTCAAGCGCTGCTACGGTAGCCTGCCAATCGAGGTCTACGGCAGCACGGAAACCGGCGGCATAGGTTATCGGCGCCAACAGAGCAGCGACACACCCTGGCAGGCCTTTGCCCCCATGGAGCTGAGCAATGACAGCGACGGCGCTTTGCTGCTGCGCTCGCCCTATCTTGAAGACAATGGCCAATACCGCTGTGAAGACAAGGTTCGGCTGCTGGGCGAAGGCCAGTTCTGCCTCGA contains these protein-coding regions:
- a CDS encoding acyl carrier protein, whose translation is MQSREQILEMLSKILVDEFEVDAEAITPEASLYEELDLDSIDAVDLVIKLQQLTGKKIQPDEFKSVRTVNDVVNAIEGLVKD
- a CDS encoding AMP-binding protein; the protein is MTELLKTWLTQGPAGQQLISFNHHDIVTGSLFATQVYHLHQRLQARPEKRWLLACDSSDLFAVGLCAALLSGKQIILPANTQPGTLSELTQEFDAIVSDRPLCEGKIWLELKKELSLPHSPWPQMAEGDGFGELLLFTSGSSGQPKAVRKRLQQLDAEVSVLEQTFAAHLPHCSVIATVSHQHIYGLLFKILWPLAASRPFLSDLVEYPETLSYYTALFPNLCLISSPAQLSRLPDALEHERQLHTPSLIFSSGGPLSLEAAQGVKRCYGSLPIEVYGSTETGGIGYRRQQSSDTPWQAFAPMELSNDSDGALLLRSPYLEDNGQYRCEDKVRLLGEGQFCLEGRLDRIVKIEEKRLSLVQMETLLNAHPWVTQSHLVLLENPRVQLGAAVELSTAGKAQLEAEGKLSINNALKAHLLSQFERVTLPRRWRYPQQLPLNAQGKLLKNDILELFDHD